A portion of the Mycobacterium paraseoulense genome contains these proteins:
- a CDS encoding CbiQ family ECF transporter T component: MTAPSSPASGRGRRTSRPVVLLVPVPGGSAIHNLWAGTKLLVVFGVSVLLTLYPGWVTIGSVAALLLAAVWIARIPRGALPSIPRWLWVLLALGFVTAALAGGSPALSIGGVSVWLGGALNFLRISALSVVLLGLGAMVSWTTNVAEIAPALTILGRPFKWLRIPVDEWAVALALALRAFPLLIEEFQVLYAARRLRPNHMPSSRKARVRQTAGNSIDLVAAAIVVTLRRADEMGDAITARGGIGQLSADPARPRLGDWVTLAVTLAISGAAVAIETIFHLTR, translated from the coding sequence GTGACCGCACCCTCGAGCCCCGCATCCGGCCGCGGCCGGCGCACTTCTCGTCCGGTGGTGCTTTTGGTTCCGGTACCCGGCGGATCCGCCATCCACAACTTGTGGGCCGGCACGAAACTCCTGGTGGTTTTTGGTGTTTCGGTGTTGCTAACCCTCTATCCGGGTTGGGTGACGATCGGGTCGGTGGCGGCGCTGCTGCTCGCGGCGGTCTGGATCGCTCGCATCCCCCGGGGTGCGCTTCCCTCGATTCCGCGGTGGCTGTGGGTCCTCCTGGCATTGGGTTTTGTCACCGCCGCCCTCGCCGGTGGCAGCCCGGCACTATCGATCGGCGGGGTCAGCGTCTGGCTGGGCGGGGCGCTGAACTTCCTGCGGATCAGCGCGCTGTCGGTCGTCTTGCTCGGGTTGGGGGCGATGGTGTCCTGGACCACCAATGTCGCCGAAATCGCACCGGCCCTAACCATTCTGGGCCGCCCCTTCAAATGGTTGCGGATTCCGGTTGATGAGTGGGCCGTGGCGTTGGCGTTGGCGCTTCGCGCCTTCCCGTTGTTGATCGAGGAATTCCAGGTGCTCTACGCCGCCCGTCGATTGCGGCCGAACCATATGCCCTCGAGCCGCAAGGCCCGCGTTCGGCAGACGGCGGGCAACTCCATCGACCTGGTCGCCGCCGCGATCGTGGTGACTCTGCGGCGCGCCGATGAAATGGGCGACGCGATCACAGCGCGCGGCGGCATCGGCCAACTCTCCGCCGATCCGGCGCGGCCGAGGTTGGGGGACTGGGTGACGCTCGCGGTCACCTTAGCGATCAGCGGCGCGGCGGTGGCGATCGAGACAATATTTCACCTGACTCGCTAG
- the rocD gene encoding ornithine--oxo-acid transaminase: MTILDARTSTRTEAAIGQVERYAAHNYSPLPVVAASAEGAWITDVDGRRYLDCLAAYSAVNFGHRNPEITAAAHAQLDTVTLVSRAFHSDTLGPFCAALARLCGKDLVLPMNSGAEAVESGLKVARKWGADVKGVPDGRANIIVADNNFHGRTISIVSFSSDPTARAGFGPFTPGFRSVPFGDTAALARAIDDDTVAVLLEPIQGEAGIVVPPDDYLPAVRAVCSERNVLMIADEIQSGLARTGHTFACDHWGVVPDVYLLGKALGGGVVPLSAVVADREVLGVLRPGEHGSTFGGNPLAAAIGATVVLMLSRGEFQARSARLGARLHERLGELVGHGVLAVRGLGLWAGVDVDPALGTGKQMSLRLAERGVLVKDTHESTLRFAPPLVISEQEIDWAVEQFAMALREAGP, from the coding sequence GTGACGATCCTCGACGCCCGGACATCGACCCGGACCGAGGCCGCCATCGGCCAGGTCGAACGCTATGCCGCGCACAACTATTCGCCCTTGCCCGTGGTGGCGGCCAGCGCCGAGGGCGCCTGGATCACCGACGTGGATGGTCGGCGCTACCTGGATTGCCTGGCCGCCTACTCGGCGGTCAACTTCGGCCACCGCAACCCCGAGATCACCGCGGCGGCCCACGCCCAACTCGACACCGTCACATTGGTGAGCCGTGCTTTCCACTCCGACACCCTCGGTCCGTTCTGTGCCGCCCTTGCGCGGCTCTGCGGCAAAGATCTGGTGCTGCCGATGAACTCGGGCGCCGAGGCCGTGGAGAGCGGTCTCAAAGTCGCCCGCAAGTGGGGGGCCGACGTCAAGGGCGTCCCCGATGGTCGGGCCAATATCATCGTGGCGGACAACAACTTCCACGGCCGCACGATCAGCATCGTCAGCTTCTCGTCGGATCCGACGGCGCGGGCCGGATTCGGACCGTTCACACCGGGGTTCCGCTCGGTGCCCTTCGGCGATACCGCCGCGCTGGCCCGCGCGATCGACGACGACACCGTCGCGGTGCTGCTCGAACCGATCCAGGGCGAGGCGGGCATCGTCGTCCCGCCCGACGACTACCTGCCCGCCGTTCGCGCCGTGTGCAGCGAGCGCAACGTGTTGATGATCGCCGACGAGATCCAGTCCGGCCTGGCGCGCACGGGCCACACCTTCGCCTGCGACCACTGGGGCGTGGTGCCGGACGTCTACCTGCTCGGCAAGGCGCTGGGCGGCGGCGTGGTTCCCTTGTCGGCGGTTGTCGCCGACCGCGAGGTGCTGGGTGTGCTGCGCCCCGGCGAACACGGCTCGACCTTCGGCGGCAACCCGTTGGCCGCCGCCATCGGCGCCACCGTGGTCTTGATGCTGAGCCGCGGGGAGTTCCAGGCACGCTCGGCGCGATTGGGCGCACGCCTGCACGAGCGCCTGGGTGAACTGGTGGGGCACGGCGTGCTGGCGGTGCGGGGTCTGGGGCTGTGGGCCGGCGTCGACGTCGACCCGGCGCTCGGGACGGGCAAGCAGATGAGCCTTCGGCTGGCCGAGCGCGGTGTCCTGGTCAAGGACACCCACGAGTCGACGCTGCGGTTCGCGCCGCCGCTGGTGATCAGCGAGCAGGAGATCGACTGGGCGGTTGAGCAGTTCGCTATGGCGTTGCGGGAGGCTGGCCCATAA
- a CDS encoding MarR family winged helix-turn-helix transcriptional regulator codes for MDRVVESAHVEAQQLGADLLAVVARLNRLATQRIQMPLPAAQARLLATIEAHGEARIGDLATVDHCSQPTMTTQVRRLEDAGLVTRTVDPGDARAVRIRITPQGKRMLNAVRADRAAAIEPQLALLEPGDRQVLTDAVKVLRRLLDNASPAGRRNTL; via the coding sequence ATGGACAGAGTTGTCGAGAGCGCACACGTCGAGGCCCAGCAGCTGGGTGCGGATCTGCTCGCGGTGGTGGCGCGACTCAACCGGCTCGCCACCCAGCGGATTCAGATGCCCTTGCCCGCGGCGCAAGCCAGGCTGCTCGCCACGATCGAAGCCCACGGAGAAGCCCGAATCGGCGACCTCGCCACCGTCGATCACTGCTCGCAACCGACCATGACCACGCAGGTGCGCCGGCTCGAGGACGCCGGCCTGGTCACCCGGACCGTCGACCCGGGGGACGCCCGTGCCGTCCGAATCCGCATCACCCCGCAGGGCAAGCGCATGCTCAACGCGGTGCGGGCCGACCGCGCCGCCGCGATCGAACCCCAGCTCGCGTTGCTCGAGCCGGGCGACCGCCAGGTGCTGACCGACGCGGTCAAGGTATTGCGCCGGCTGCTCGACAATGCGTCGCCGGCCGGTCGGCGTAACACGCTCTGA
- a CDS encoding universal stress protein codes for MTVVVGYRAGQVGLSGLHLGVRIARTWGTSLTVATIVPKPWLTPSRARIDAEFELWADALAAESAKEAARFLDTVADGIEATYVHRAHGSVSGGLLEVIHQVDADVLVLGSLPSGGRGLGAPPAGGGVLIGSTADWLLHASTAPVAISPPDYRSHQGKLTRLTCAYSATPDAIDVVKRCFAFGQRFGVPVRVITFAVRGKTMYPPEVGLEVEGQVLQAWASQVRDILEGLKTDRIVGEDVALQVVTGRSWKEALAKADWQEGELLVLGTRPRGDIRRVFLGSRSTKIIRESPVPVLVLTG; via the coding sequence GTGACCGTCGTCGTCGGCTACCGCGCCGGCCAGGTCGGGCTCTCGGGGTTGCACCTGGGTGTGCGCATCGCGCGGACCTGGGGCACCTCGCTCACCGTGGCGACCATCGTGCCCAAGCCGTGGCTGACACCGTCGCGTGCCCGCATCGACGCGGAGTTCGAGCTGTGGGCGGACGCCCTGGCCGCGGAGTCGGCCAAGGAGGCGGCCCGCTTTCTGGACACCGTGGCCGACGGAATCGAGGCCACCTACGTACACCGTGCGCACGGATCGGTGTCGGGCGGGCTTCTCGAGGTCATCCACCAGGTTGACGCCGACGTGTTGGTGCTGGGGTCGTTGCCCAGCGGCGGGCGCGGTCTGGGGGCACCTCCCGCCGGCGGGGGAGTGCTGATCGGCTCCACCGCCGACTGGCTGCTGCACGCGTCGACCGCCCCGGTGGCCATCAGCCCGCCTGACTACCGTTCGCATCAAGGCAAACTGACCCGGCTCACCTGCGCCTACTCGGCCACCCCGGACGCGATCGACGTGGTGAAACGCTGCTTCGCGTTCGGTCAGCGATTCGGTGTGCCGGTGCGGGTGATCACCTTCGCCGTCCGCGGCAAGACGATGTACCCGCCGGAGGTCGGGCTCGAGGTGGAGGGTCAGGTGCTGCAGGCCTGGGCGTCCCAAGTTCGGGACATCCTCGAGGGACTGAAGACGGACCGGATCGTCGGCGAAGACGTTGCCCTGCAGGTGGTTACCGGCCGCAGTTGGAAAGAGGCGCTGGCGAAGGCGGACTGGCAGGAGGGCGAGCTCCTGGTATTGGGCACCCGGCCCCGCGGAGACATCCGGCGGGTCTTCCTCGGTTCCCGCAGCACCAAGATCATCCGGGAAAGCCCGGTGCCGGTGCTGGTGCTCACCGGCTAG
- a CDS encoding amino acid permease has product MPPTSIGLKEQMLRRRPVVGAAVAYGAADHLKRSIGTFQLTMFGVGSTVGTGIFFVMSQAVPEAGPGVILSFLIAGLAAGLAAICYAELASAVPVSGSSYSYAYTTLGEVVAMGVAACLLLEYGVSTAAVAVNWSGYLNKLLDNVFAFQLPHALSAAPWDARPGWVNVPAIILIGMCALLLIRGASESARVNTIMVLIKLGVLVMFVVVAFSAFDANYLRDFAPFGVAGIGSAAGTIFFSYIGLDAVSTAGDEVRDPQKTMPRALIAALVTVTSVYVFVALAALGTQQWQDFAGQQEAGLATILDNVTRGGWASTILAAGAVISIFSVTLVTMYGQTRILFAMGRDGLLPARFARVNTRTMTPVGNTLIVAIAASLLAAFIPLDKLADMVSIGTLTAFIVVSAGVIILRVREPDLPRAFKVPGYPVTPVLSVLACGYILVSLHWYTWIAFSCWIALALVFYFVWGRHHSALNGETLQRGAL; this is encoded by the coding sequence TTGCCACCGACGTCGATCGGCCTGAAAGAGCAGATGCTGCGGCGCCGCCCCGTTGTCGGCGCCGCCGTCGCATACGGGGCCGCGGATCACCTCAAGCGCAGCATCGGCACGTTCCAGCTGACCATGTTCGGGGTGGGCTCGACGGTCGGGACGGGCATCTTCTTCGTCATGTCGCAGGCCGTGCCGGAGGCCGGCCCCGGGGTGATCCTGTCGTTCCTCATCGCCGGGCTCGCCGCCGGGCTCGCGGCCATCTGCTACGCCGAATTGGCCTCCGCGGTACCGGTTTCCGGATCGTCGTACTCCTATGCGTACACCACGCTGGGCGAGGTCGTCGCGATGGGGGTGGCGGCCTGCCTGCTGCTGGAATACGGGGTGTCGACCGCAGCGGTCGCGGTCAACTGGAGCGGCTACCTCAACAAGTTGCTCGACAACGTCTTCGCTTTCCAGTTGCCGCACGCCTTGTCGGCCGCGCCGTGGGATGCGCGGCCCGGCTGGGTGAATGTACCGGCGATCATCTTGATCGGGATGTGCGCGCTGCTGCTGATCCGGGGCGCCAGCGAATCGGCCAGGGTCAACACGATCATGGTGCTGATCAAGCTGGGCGTGCTGGTCATGTTCGTGGTTGTGGCGTTCAGCGCCTTCGACGCGAACTATCTGCGCGACTTCGCACCGTTCGGCGTTGCGGGCATCGGCTCGGCCGCCGGCACCATCTTCTTCTCCTATATCGGCCTCGATGCCGTGTCGACGGCGGGCGACGAAGTCAGGGACCCGCAGAAGACCATGCCGCGCGCGCTGATTGCCGCGTTGGTGACCGTGACCAGCGTGTACGTGTTCGTCGCGCTCGCCGCCCTGGGCACTCAGCAGTGGCAGGACTTCGCCGGGCAGCAGGAGGCCGGGCTGGCAACCATCCTCGACAACGTCACGCGCGGCGGCTGGGCCAGCACGATTCTGGCTGCGGGCGCGGTCATCTCGATCTTCTCGGTCACGCTCGTCACCATGTACGGGCAGACGCGCATCCTGTTCGCGATGGGCCGCGACGGGCTGCTGCCCGCACGCTTCGCGCGGGTGAACACCCGCACAATGACGCCGGTGGGCAACACGTTGATCGTGGCCATCGCGGCCTCGTTGCTGGCCGCCTTCATCCCGCTGGACAAGCTGGCGGACATGGTGTCCATCGGCACGCTCACCGCGTTCATCGTCGTGTCCGCCGGAGTGATCATCCTGCGAGTCCGTGAACCCGACCTGCCGCGGGCCTTCAAGGTCCCCGGTTATCCCGTCACGCCTGTCCTTTCGGTGTTGGCGTGCGGATACATCCTCGTCAGCCTGCACTGGTACACCTGGATCGCGTTCAGCTGCTGGATCGCGCTCGCGTTAGTCTTCTACTTCGTGTGGGGCCGCCACCACAGCGCGCTCAACGGCGAAACGCTCCAGCGGGGCGCGCTGTGA
- a CDS encoding Lrp/AsnC family transcriptional regulator produces MERLDETDARILAELTEHARATFAEIGEKVNLSAPAVKRRVDRMLDTGVIKGFTTVVDRNSLGWNTEAYVQVFCHGTIAPDRLRAAWVDMPEVVSAATVTGTSDAILHVLARDMSHLEAALERIRSSADIERSESIVVLSNLIDRMRT; encoded by the coding sequence ATGGAGCGGCTCGATGAGACCGACGCGCGCATCCTCGCGGAGCTGACCGAGCACGCCCGGGCCACGTTCGCCGAAATCGGCGAGAAGGTGAACCTGTCGGCGCCCGCGGTCAAGCGCCGGGTCGACCGGATGCTCGACACCGGCGTCATCAAGGGCTTCACCACCGTCGTCGACCGCAATTCCCTGGGCTGGAACACGGAGGCCTACGTGCAGGTGTTCTGCCACGGCACGATCGCCCCCGACCGGTTGCGCGCGGCCTGGGTGGACATGCCGGAGGTGGTCAGCGCCGCGACGGTCACCGGCACGTCGGACGCGATCCTGCACGTGCTGGCGCGCGACATGAGTCACCTGGAGGCGGCCCTCGAGCGCATCCGGTCGAGCGCCGACATCGAGCGCAGCGAAAGCATCGTGGTGTTGTCGAATCTCATCGACCGGATGCGAACCTGA
- a CDS encoding DUF2232 domain-containing protein: protein MNARRPVRSRHRGGPLQPAELAQAAVMGALCAVIAIIAGVIPFAQGLALLGTVPMGLLTYRYRVRVLLAATFAAAMIAFLISGLGGFLTVVNCAYIGGLTGSVKRRGRGTPTVIVASLIAGVAVAAATVGFLAVLNRLRHLIFEVMKANVDGVIAFLDRLDLQWLGADVLRCFEFGLRYWPWLMLLYVTYGVILSSLIGWWALSRLLDRMGNVPDVHKLDAPNESPDAPIGPVPVRLDKVRFRYPNAKQDALRELSLELQVGEHVAVIGANGSGKTTLTLILAGRQPTSGTVRRPGAVGLGMLGGTALVLQHPKSQVLGTRVADDVVWGLPPGTEVDVDHLLSEVGLGGFAERDTGSLSGGELQRLALAAALAREPALLIADEFTSMIDQKGREVLLNVLSGLPQRHRTALVHITHFDNEAASADRTINLSDSPDNTVGESAPAPSPVIAVPRATHQPVLEIVGVGHEYNSGTPWAKTALRDISFVVEQGDGILIHGGNGSGKSTLAWVMAGLTVPTVGACLIDGEPIRDHVGAVALSFQTARLQLMRSHVGLEVASVAGFSQDDEDRVAAALGAVGLEPAMAKRRIDQLSGGQMRRVVLAGLLACSPRVLILDEPLAGLDIGSQRGLLRVLADLRRHRGLTVVVISHDFGGLEAVCPRTLHLQNGALEAVSATAAAGGVP from the coding sequence GTGAATGCCCGTCGCCCCGTCCGTTCGCGCCATCGGGGTGGACCTTTACAACCGGCCGAATTGGCGCAGGCCGCGGTCATGGGGGCGCTCTGCGCGGTCATTGCGATCATCGCCGGGGTGATCCCGTTCGCGCAGGGATTGGCGCTGCTGGGCACGGTGCCCATGGGGTTACTGACCTACCGTTACCGGGTTCGGGTGCTGCTCGCCGCGACATTTGCTGCCGCAATGATCGCCTTCCTCATCTCTGGACTGGGCGGTTTCTTGACGGTGGTCAACTGTGCGTACATCGGCGGGTTGACCGGATCCGTCAAGCGCCGCGGCAGGGGCACGCCAACCGTTATCGTCGCGTCCCTGATCGCCGGGGTGGCCGTCGCCGCCGCGACGGTCGGTTTCCTTGCGGTGCTGAATCGGCTGCGGCATCTGATATTTGAGGTGATGAAGGCCAACGTCGACGGTGTCATTGCCTTCCTGGACCGGCTTGACCTGCAGTGGCTCGGTGCGGACGTGCTGCGGTGCTTCGAATTCGGGCTGCGTTACTGGCCCTGGCTGATGCTGTTGTACGTCACCTACGGGGTCATCTTGTCGTCCTTGATCGGCTGGTGGGCGCTTTCCCGCTTGCTGGACCGCATGGGCAACGTCCCGGATGTGCACAAACTCGACGCTCCGAACGAAAGCCCCGACGCCCCGATCGGGCCGGTGCCGGTGCGGTTGGACAAGGTCCGGTTCCGCTACCCCAACGCCAAGCAGGACGCGCTGCGCGAGCTCAGCCTGGAACTCCAGGTCGGCGAACACGTCGCCGTCATCGGCGCCAACGGGTCCGGGAAGACCACGTTGACGCTGATCCTGGCGGGCAGGCAACCGACGTCGGGAACCGTACGCCGCCCTGGCGCGGTGGGGTTGGGCATGTTGGGCGGCACGGCGCTTGTTCTGCAGCACCCGAAGAGCCAGGTCTTGGGCACGAGGGTCGCCGATGACGTGGTCTGGGGGCTGCCGCCGGGCACCGAGGTCGACGTCGACCATCTGCTGAGCGAGGTGGGGCTGGGGGGTTTCGCCGAACGCGACACCGGAAGCCTGTCCGGCGGGGAACTGCAGCGCCTGGCTCTCGCCGCGGCGCTCGCGCGGGAACCGGCGTTACTGATCGCCGACGAGTTCACCAGCATGATCGACCAAAAGGGCCGCGAAGTCCTGCTGAATGTGCTGTCGGGCCTTCCCCAACGGCACCGGACCGCCCTGGTGCACATCACGCACTTCGACAACGAGGCCGCGTCCGCCGACCGGACGATCAACCTCAGTGATTCCCCGGATAACACCGTGGGGGAATCAGCACCGGCCCCGTCGCCGGTGATCGCGGTGCCGCGCGCCACGCACCAGCCCGTACTCGAAATCGTCGGGGTCGGACACGAATACAACAGCGGGACGCCGTGGGCCAAGACCGCGCTGCGCGATATCAGCTTCGTGGTGGAGCAGGGCGACGGCATTCTGATTCACGGCGGCAACGGCTCGGGCAAGTCGACGCTGGCGTGGGTCATGGCCGGGCTGACCGTTCCGACCGTCGGCGCCTGTTTGATCGACGGTGAGCCGATCCGTGACCACGTCGGAGCGGTGGCGCTGTCGTTTCAGACGGCGAGGCTGCAATTGATGCGCAGCCACGTCGGCTTGGAAGTTGCTTCCGTCGCGGGCTTTTCACAGGACGACGAGGACCGGGTCGCCGCTGCCCTGGGCGCGGTCGGACTGGAACCCGCGATGGCTAAGCGGCGCATCGACCAGCTCAGCGGTGGCCAGATGCGACGAGTGGTGCTGGCCGGACTGCTCGCGTGTTCGCCACGCGTACTGATCCTCGACGAGCCGCTGGCAGGGTTGGACATCGGCAGCCAGCGGGGCCTGCTGCGGGTGCTGGCGGATCTGCGCCGGCACAGAGGTCTCACCGTGGTCGTCATCTCGCACGACTTCGGCGGTTTGGAAGCCGTGTGCCCGCGGACCCTGCACCTGCAGAATGGCGCGCTGGAAGCGGTGTCGGCCACCGCCGCGGCCGGGGGTGTGCCGTGA
- a CDS encoding sulfatase-like hydrolase/transferase: MSDRPDVVVIMTDEERAVPPYEAPDVLAWRDRMLTGRKWFDDHGVNFTRHYTGSLACVPSRPTIFTGHYPDLHGVTQTDGIGKTADDSRMRWLRPGEVPTLGNWFRAAGYDTHYDGKWHISHADLTDPRTGRPLPTNDENGAVDAAAVRRYLEADPLGPFGFSGWVGPEPHGAALANAGVRRDPLIADRVVAWLTDRYARRRDGDPAALRPFLLVASFVNPHDIVLFPAWSRRSPVKPSPLDPPAVPAAPTADEDLSTKPAAQIAFREAYYSGYGPAPAIDRTYERNAQRYRDLYYRLHAEVDGPIDRVRLAVTEGGSGDAVLVRTADHGDLLGAHGGLHQKWFNLYDEATRVPFVIARIGQHATRPRRITAPTSHVDLVPTLLGAAGVDVAAVGATLAQTFSEVHQLPGRNLMPVVDGAAADETRAVYLMTRDNMLEGDSGASGLGRQLKRTVNPPAPLRIRVPAHTASNFEGLVVHVDEATAAGGGGHLWKLVRTFDDPSTWTEPGVRQLAASGLGGETYRTSPLDDQWELYDLTADPVEAVNRWTDPDLHALRQHLRTQLKHIRSDSVPERNRPWPYASRRPPTARPSRLRRFLAATFGR, translated from the coding sequence GTGTCTGATCGCCCCGACGTCGTCGTCATCATGACCGACGAGGAACGCGCGGTACCGCCGTACGAGGCTCCCGACGTGCTCGCATGGCGCGACCGGATGTTGACCGGCCGCAAGTGGTTCGACGACCACGGCGTCAACTTCACCCGGCACTACACCGGCTCGCTGGCGTGCGTGCCAAGCCGTCCGACCATCTTCACCGGGCACTATCCCGATCTGCACGGCGTCACCCAGACCGATGGCATCGGGAAGACCGCCGACGATTCGCGCATGCGCTGGCTGCGCCCGGGCGAGGTGCCCACACTGGGCAATTGGTTCCGAGCGGCCGGATACGACACCCACTACGACGGCAAGTGGCACATCTCGCACGCCGACCTCACCGACCCGAGGACCGGTCGACCGCTGCCCACCAATGACGAGAACGGTGCCGTCGACGCCGCCGCGGTGCGGCGCTACCTCGAGGCGGATCCGTTGGGGCCGTTCGGTTTCTCCGGGTGGGTCGGCCCGGAGCCGCACGGGGCGGCGTTGGCCAACGCCGGCGTCCGCCGGGACCCGCTGATCGCCGACCGGGTGGTCGCGTGGCTCACCGACCGCTACGCCCGCCGCCGCGACGGCGATCCCGCCGCGCTGCGACCGTTCCTCCTGGTCGCCAGCTTCGTCAATCCCCACGACATCGTGCTCTTTCCGGCCTGGTCGCGGCGGAGCCCGGTCAAGCCGTCCCCGCTCGACCCGCCCGCGGTCCCGGCGGCGCCCACCGCGGACGAAGACCTGTCCACAAAACCGGCGGCGCAGATCGCCTTTCGCGAGGCCTACTACTCCGGGTACGGGCCCGCGCCCGCGATCGACCGAACCTACGAGCGCAACGCGCAGCGCTACCGCGACCTGTACTACCGGCTGCACGCCGAGGTGGACGGGCCGATCGACCGTGTCAGGCTGGCGGTGACCGAAGGCGGTTCCGGCGACGCGGTGTTGGTGCGCACGGCCGACCACGGCGATCTGCTGGGCGCCCATGGCGGCCTGCACCAGAAATGGTTCAACCTCTACGACGAGGCCACCCGCGTTCCCTTCGTCATCGCGCGCATCGGCCAGCACGCGACGCGGCCGCGGCGGATCACGGCGCCGACGTCACACGTCGACCTGGTTCCCACCCTGCTGGGGGCGGCGGGCGTCGACGTGGCGGCGGTGGGCGCCACGCTCGCCCAGACGTTTTCGGAAGTGCACCAGCTACCGGGCCGTAACCTGATGCCGGTCGTGGACGGCGCCGCGGCCGACGAGACCCGCGCCGTCTACCTGATGACCCGCGACAACATGCTCGAGGGGGACAGCGGCGCCTCGGGATTGGGCCGCCAACTCAAGCGCACGGTCAATCCCCCTGCGCCGCTGCGCATCCGGGTCCCGGCCCATACCGCCTCCAACTTCGAGGGGCTGGTTGTTCACGTCGACGAGGCGACGGCCGCCGGTGGCGGCGGGCATCTTTGGAAGCTGGTACGGACCTTCGACGACCCGAGCACCTGGACGGAGCCGGGGGTGCGGCAGCTGGCGGCAAGCGGGCTCGGGGGAGAGACCTACCGGACGTCCCCGCTCGACGACCAGTGGGAGCTGTACGACCTGACCGCCGACCCGGTCGAGGCGGTCAACCGGTGGACCGATCCGGACCTGCATGCCCTGCGCCAGCACCTGCGGACGCAGCTCAAACACATCCGGTCCGACTCCGTCCCCGAGCGAAACCGGCCCTGGCCCTATGCTTCTCGTCGGCCGCCGACTGCGCGGCCGTCGAGGTTGCGCCGCTTCCTTGCGGCCACATTCGGTCGCTGA
- the ddaH gene encoding dimethylargininase: protein MTEQYVVAPRSQPLSVGRTRTPRARRYAMTPPAFFAVQYAINPWMDITTPVDVGLARAQWETLRATYLRLGHRVEVIEPVPGLPDMVYAANGGFIAGGVAIVARFRFAERAGESRAYAEWMSALGYRPVSTRHVNEGQGDLLMIGERVLAGYGFRTDRRAHAEISAALGAPVVSLELVDPRFYHLDTALAVLDDHTIAFYPPAFSAAAQDRLHALFPDAIVVGSADAYVLGLNVVSDGMHVVLPSAAMGFAEQLRGAGFEPVGVDLSELLKGGGSVKCCSLEVFP, encoded by the coding sequence ATGACGGAACAATACGTCGTAGCGCCCCGCTCGCAGCCGTTGTCGGTCGGGCGCACCCGCACGCCGCGTGCCCGCCGGTACGCGATGACGCCGCCGGCCTTCTTCGCGGTCCAGTACGCGATCAACCCCTGGATGGACATCACCACGCCCGTCGACGTCGGCCTCGCCCGCGCTCAATGGGAAACCCTGCGCGCGACCTACCTTCGGCTGGGTCATCGGGTGGAGGTGATCGAGCCCGTGCCCGGGCTGCCGGACATGGTGTACGCCGCCAACGGCGGATTCATCGCGGGCGGCGTCGCGATCGTGGCGAGGTTTCGCTTCGCCGAGCGGGCCGGCGAATCGCGCGCCTACGCCGAATGGATGTCGGCGCTCGGCTACCGGCCCGTGTCCACCCGCCACGTCAACGAGGGGCAGGGCGACCTGCTGATGATCGGGGAAAGGGTGTTGGCGGGCTACGGCTTTCGCACCGACCGGCGTGCGCACGCGGAAATCTCCGCAGCCCTCGGCGCGCCGGTCGTCTCGCTGGAGTTGGTGGATCCGCGCTTCTACCACCTCGACACCGCGCTCGCCGTTCTCGACGACCACACGATCGCGTTCTACCCGCCGGCGTTCAGCGCGGCCGCACAGGACCGGCTGCACGCGCTGTTTCCCGACGCCATCGTGGTCGGGAGCGCCGACGCGTACGTGCTGGGCCTCAACGTCGTCTCGGACGGCATGCACGTCGTCCTTCCCTCTGCGGCAATGGGTTTCGCCGAGCAGCTGCGCGGCGCCGGCTTCGAGCCCGTCGGCGTCGACCTGTCCGAACTCCTCAAGGGCGGCGGTTCGGTCAAGTGCTGCTCATTGGAGGTGTTTCCGTGA
- a CDS encoding SRPBCC family protein — protein sequence MADIQRTRTIAARIGDIWETLADFGSISSWAGNVDHSCILFSGPDGAAVGTARRVQVNRDAFVERITEFDPPRALGYDIDGLPSRLRRVRNRWTLAAAAGESGRTSVTLTSTVEIGPHATQKLAEHVLCRFLARQSEAMLDGLANRLEHARV from the coding sequence GTGGCCGACATTCAGCGGACTCGCACGATCGCGGCACGCATCGGCGACATCTGGGAAACGCTCGCAGACTTCGGGTCGATCAGTTCGTGGGCCGGCAACGTCGACCACTCGTGCATCCTGTTCTCCGGACCCGACGGGGCCGCCGTCGGCACCGCCCGGCGCGTGCAGGTCAATCGTGACGCCTTCGTCGAGCGCATCACGGAGTTCGACCCGCCCCGCGCGCTCGGCTACGACATCGACGGCCTGCCCAGCCGCCTGCGCAGGGTGCGCAACCGCTGGACGCTGGCAGCGGCCGCCGGCGAATCGGGTCGCACTTCGGTGACCCTCACCAGCACCGTCGAAATCGGACCGCACGCAACGCAAAAACTGGCCGAACACGTCCTGTGCCGATTCCTCGCGCGACAGTCCGAGGCCATGCTGGACGGCCTGGCGAACCGATTGGAGCATGCCCGTGTCTGA